Proteins found in one Acipenser ruthenus chromosome 18, fAciRut3.2 maternal haplotype, whole genome shotgun sequence genomic segment:
- the LOC117435424 gene encoding DNA topoisomerase 1 isoform X2 has translation MEMSLLGCPARWEEERYTDGVKWKFLEHKGPVFAPDYEPLPSKVKFYYDGKPMKLSPQTEEVATFFAKMLDHEYTTKDIFRKNFFKDWRKEMTSEEKSILTDLKKCDFTEMSEYFKAQSEARKQMTKEEKLKIKEENERLLQEYGFCVMDNHKERIANFRIEPPGLFRGRGDHPKMGMLKRRIQPEEIIINCSKDSKIPPAPAGHKWKEVRHDNKVTWLVSWNENIQGSIKYIMLNPSSRIKGEKDWQKYETARKLKKCVDRLRNQYREDWKSKEMKIRQRAVALYFIDKLALRAGNEKEEGESADTVGCCSLRVEHIKLYPEMDGQEFVVEFDFLGKDSIRYYNKVPVEKRVFKNLQLFMENKQPEDDLFDRLNTSILNKHLQELMDGLTAKVFRTYNASITLQQQLKELTNPDENLPAKILSYNRANRAVAVLCNHQRAPPKTFEKSMQNLQTKIDSKKDQISASRRELKSAKADAKVRRDEKTKKCVESKKKAVQRLEEQLMKLEVQATDREENKQIALGTSKLNYLDPRISVAWCKKWDVPIEKIYNKTQREKFAWAIDMAEEDYEF, from the exons ATGGAAATG TCTCTTCTCGGATGTCCTGCCAGGTGGGAGGAGGAGCGATACACTGATGGAGTGAAATGGAAATTTCTGGAACACAAAGGACCTGTCTTTGCACCCGACTATGAGCCTCTGCCTAGTAAAGTCAAGTTTTATTATGACG GTAAACCTATGAAGCTGAGTCCACAGACAGAGGAGGTTGCCACATTCTTTGCTAAAATGCTGGACCACGAATACACTACCAAGGATATCTTCCGGAAAAACTTCTTCAAAGACTGGCGGAAG gAAATGACCTCCGAAGAAAAGTCCATCCTCACTGACCTTAAGAAGTGTGATTTTACAGAGATGTCCGAGTACTTTAAGGCGCAGTCAGAAGCCAGAAAACAGATGACTAAAGAAGAAAAGCTG AAAATCAAAGAGGAGAATGAGCGACTCCTGCAGGAATACGGCTTCTGTGTCATGGACAACCACAAAGAACGCATTGCCAACTTCCGCATCGAACCTCCCGGGCTGTTCAGGGGCAGAGGGGACCACCCCAAGATGGGCATGCTCAAGAGACGCATCCAGCCCGAGGAGATCATCATCAACTGCAGCAA AGACTCTAAGATTCCACCGGCCCCGGCTGGACACAAGTGGAAGGAGGTGAGGCACGACAACAAGGTGACGTGGCTGGTGTCATGGAACGAGAACATCCAGGGCTCCATAAAGTACATCATGCTGAACCCCAGCTCCAGGATCAAG GGAGAGAAGGACTGGCAGAAGTATGAGACGGCCCGGAAGCTGAAGAAATGCGTCGACAGACTCCGGAACCAATACCGCGAAGACTGGAAATCCAAGGAAATGAAAATCCGCCAGAGAGCCGTGGCTCTGTACTTCATTGACAAG CTGGCTCTGAGAGCAGGTAATGAAAAGGAGGAAGGAGAGTCTGCTGACACAGTGGGCTGCTGCTCGTTGCGAGTGGAACACATCAAGCTGTACCCCGAGATGGACGGCCAGGAGTTTGTGGTGGAGTTTGACTTCCTGGGAAAGGACTCCATCCGCTACTACAACAAGGTTCCTGTGGAGAAGAGG GTCTTCAAGAATCTTCAGTTATTTATGGAAAACAAGCAGCCTGAAGACGACCTCTTCGACAGACTCAAT ACCTCCATCCTGAACAAACATCTTCAAGAGCTGATGGACGGACTGACGGCCAAAGTGTTCCGTACCTACAACGCCTCCATCACGCTGCAGCAGCAGCTCAAGGAGCTGACCAACC CTGATGAGAACCTCCCTGCAAAGATCCTGTCTTACAACCGAGCAAACAGAGCCGTCGCTGTCCTTTGTAACCATCAGAGGGCGCCACCGAAAACCTTTGAGAAATCCATGCAGAACCTGCAGACCAAG ATTGATTCCAAGAAGGACCAGATTTCTGCGTCACGGAGAGAACTGAAGAGCGCCAAGGCTGACGCCAAAGTCCGGAGAGACGAGAAGACCAAAAA ATGTGTTGAGAGTAAGAAGAAAGCCGTTCAAAGATTAGAGGAACAGTTAATGAAGCTTGAAGTGCAGGCGACAGACAGAGAGGAGAACAAGCAGATCGCTCTGGGAACATCCAAACTGAACTACCTGGACCCCCGCATCAGTGTGGCATG GTGTAAGAAGTGGGATGTACCCATTGAGAAGATCTATAACAAAACCCAGAGGGAGAAGTTTGCCTGGGCCATCGACATGGCAGAGGAAGATTATGAATTTTAA
- the LOC117435424 gene encoding DNA topoisomerase 1 isoform X1: protein MSGDQLHNDSQIDSGSRTNDSHKHKDKHKDREHKHKDHKKDKEREKSKHSNSEHKDSSEKKNKDKDKVKHKDGSSEKHKDKHKDKRKDEKSKSSSGETKIKMEKENGFASPPHIKAEPESNHCLSPKHNKSLKRERDDDDADFKPKKIKIENEKKAKKRKQDQEDIKPKKKTKDKRGAAADGKKRVKKEPEEKWKWWEEERYTDGVKWKFLEHKGPVFAPDYEPLPSKVKFYYDGKPMKLSPQTEEVATFFAKMLDHEYTTKDIFRKNFFKDWRKEMTSEEKSILTDLKKCDFTEMSEYFKAQSEARKQMTKEEKLKIKEENERLLQEYGFCVMDNHKERIANFRIEPPGLFRGRGDHPKMGMLKRRIQPEEIIINCSKDSKIPPAPAGHKWKEVRHDNKVTWLVSWNENIQGSIKYIMLNPSSRIKGEKDWQKYETARKLKKCVDRLRNQYREDWKSKEMKIRQRAVALYFIDKLALRAGNEKEEGESADTVGCCSLRVEHIKLYPEMDGQEFVVEFDFLGKDSIRYYNKVPVEKRVFKNLQLFMENKQPEDDLFDRLNTSILNKHLQELMDGLTAKVFRTYNASITLQQQLKELTNPDENLPAKILSYNRANRAVAVLCNHQRAPPKTFEKSMQNLQTKIDSKKDQISASRRELKSAKADAKVRRDEKTKKCVESKKKAVQRLEEQLMKLEVQATDREENKQIALGTSKLNYLDPRISVAWCKKWDVPIEKIYNKTQREKFAWAIDMAEEDYEF, encoded by the exons ATGAGCGGGGATCAACTCCACAATGACTCAcag ATCGACTCTGGATCTCGGACCAATG ATTctcacaaacacaaagacaagcATAAGGACcgagaacacaaacacaaagatcACAAGAAGGACAAGGAACGAGAGAAATCAAAGCACAGCAACAG CGAACACAAGGACTcctcagaaaagaaaaacaaagacaagGATAAAGTAAAGCACAAAGATGGCAGCTCAGAAAAACACAAGGATAAACACAAAGACAAGAGAAAAGACGAGAAG AGCAAGTCCTCCAGCGGGGAAACCAAGAtcaaaatggaaaaagaaaacgGGTTTGCCAG CCCTCCTCACATCAAAGCAGAGCCAGAGAGTAACCATTGCCTCTCCCCGAAACACAACAAGTCATTAAAGAGGGAACGAGATGACGATGA CGCCGACTTTAAGCCCAAAAAAATCAAGATCGAAAACGAAAAGAAggcaaaaaagagaaaacaagacCAGGAG GATATCAAACCCAAAAAGAAGACCAAGGACAAAAGAGGAGCTGCTGCTGATGGCAAGAAGAGAGTAAAGAAAGAGCCAGAAGAGAAATGGAAATG GTGGGAGGAGGAGCGATACACTGATGGAGTGAAATGGAAATTTCTGGAACACAAAGGACCTGTCTTTGCACCCGACTATGAGCCTCTGCCTAGTAAAGTCAAGTTTTATTATGACG GTAAACCTATGAAGCTGAGTCCACAGACAGAGGAGGTTGCCACATTCTTTGCTAAAATGCTGGACCACGAATACACTACCAAGGATATCTTCCGGAAAAACTTCTTCAAAGACTGGCGGAAG gAAATGACCTCCGAAGAAAAGTCCATCCTCACTGACCTTAAGAAGTGTGATTTTACAGAGATGTCCGAGTACTTTAAGGCGCAGTCAGAAGCCAGAAAACAGATGACTAAAGAAGAAAAGCTG AAAATCAAAGAGGAGAATGAGCGACTCCTGCAGGAATACGGCTTCTGTGTCATGGACAACCACAAAGAACGCATTGCCAACTTCCGCATCGAACCTCCCGGGCTGTTCAGGGGCAGAGGGGACCACCCCAAGATGGGCATGCTCAAGAGACGCATCCAGCCCGAGGAGATCATCATCAACTGCAGCAA AGACTCTAAGATTCCACCGGCCCCGGCTGGACACAAGTGGAAGGAGGTGAGGCACGACAACAAGGTGACGTGGCTGGTGTCATGGAACGAGAACATCCAGGGCTCCATAAAGTACATCATGCTGAACCCCAGCTCCAGGATCAAG GGAGAGAAGGACTGGCAGAAGTATGAGACGGCCCGGAAGCTGAAGAAATGCGTCGACAGACTCCGGAACCAATACCGCGAAGACTGGAAATCCAAGGAAATGAAAATCCGCCAGAGAGCCGTGGCTCTGTACTTCATTGACAAG CTGGCTCTGAGAGCAGGTAATGAAAAGGAGGAAGGAGAGTCTGCTGACACAGTGGGCTGCTGCTCGTTGCGAGTGGAACACATCAAGCTGTACCCCGAGATGGACGGCCAGGAGTTTGTGGTGGAGTTTGACTTCCTGGGAAAGGACTCCATCCGCTACTACAACAAGGTTCCTGTGGAGAAGAGG GTCTTCAAGAATCTTCAGTTATTTATGGAAAACAAGCAGCCTGAAGACGACCTCTTCGACAGACTCAAT ACCTCCATCCTGAACAAACATCTTCAAGAGCTGATGGACGGACTGACGGCCAAAGTGTTCCGTACCTACAACGCCTCCATCACGCTGCAGCAGCAGCTCAAGGAGCTGACCAACC CTGATGAGAACCTCCCTGCAAAGATCCTGTCTTACAACCGAGCAAACAGAGCCGTCGCTGTCCTTTGTAACCATCAGAGGGCGCCACCGAAAACCTTTGAGAAATCCATGCAGAACCTGCAGACCAAG ATTGATTCCAAGAAGGACCAGATTTCTGCGTCACGGAGAGAACTGAAGAGCGCCAAGGCTGACGCCAAAGTCCGGAGAGACGAGAAGACCAAAAA ATGTGTTGAGAGTAAGAAGAAAGCCGTTCAAAGATTAGAGGAACAGTTAATGAAGCTTGAAGTGCAGGCGACAGACAGAGAGGAGAACAAGCAGATCGCTCTGGGAACATCCAAACTGAACTACCTGGACCCCCGCATCAGTGTGGCATG GTGTAAGAAGTGGGATGTACCCATTGAGAAGATCTATAACAAAACCCAGAGGGAGAAGTTTGCCTGGGCCATCGACATGGCAGAGGAAGATTATGAATTTTAA
- the LOC117422336 gene encoding protein spire homolog 1-like — protein sequence MEYAVFCDSPFQISLREILEVQGQPVREEQAWAICHQLCVLLVPHPRNHNWGDGTTWKIPRIRGPESVLVRKDGTLSIKTEESCHGSDLQTEDQMVDFLGRLIYSALDWGLGNDVERELSDTLELLIYQMTKLDTHHMKKGEHFQPVCTFEEVLQICEVRLYNPAMAAHHYRAVCAILFADTMDLCQYIHKIQHAKETLRKLVYNPDHGVVAPLTANWVYTWKHVIDELRTGVSLRKSEEHQNTSSFLQVDLSPHEKLMNDIRYRQYTLRKVQTVDNLQRLSSPHDVVLNFVRSNPRLKPASDRRLKSLPKEEASLHQLLMTEIRSAGKLRPLASLRRRRAACQDVNTASPPNCVVSTSISTSKDSLADDPFYLLRPITKPDLKDFELEEDCKSFESSDLMHSAELPSSCTEAKFFPMLSSSPQDWQNGVSDQRRRSKSFDSSFGLNKKDFHDDCQPPTIADVMKLRQAECRPYSGYGSSRNRRMCSNCCKKSVHFTWHNTCAFCNRVVCPECCMEMLLPYKWCVHLPVSFFKKLVLMKDGDPIRQTQETGTFWQERWDWDCSRIPLVLESRKPCKTAPQHRSAMQDWYSNDICVGCQELLVEVCDSSFLFLGAAATKKTREL from the exons atggagtACGCTGTATTTTGCGACTCTCCGTTTCAGATCTCTTTGAGGGAGATTTTGGAGGTCCAGGGGCAACCAGTAAGAGAGGAGCAGGCGTGGGCTATCTGCCATCAACTATGCGTTTTGCTGGTTCCACATCCCAGGAATCATAACTGGGGAGACGGGACAACATGGAAGATACCGAGGATTCGGGGGCCTGAAAGCGTCCTCGTAAGAAAGGATGGGACACTATCAATAAAAACAGAAGAAAGCTGCC ATGGATCTGACTTGCAGACTGAAGATCAA ATGGTTGATTTCCTGGGAAGGTTGATCTATTCTGCCCTGGATTGGGGCCTGGGCAACGATGTGGAGAGGGAGCTGAGCGACACCTTGGAACTGCTCATCTACCAGATGACCAAACTGGACACCCACCACATGAAAAAAGGGGAGCACTTCCAACCAGTGTGCACCTTCGAGGAAGTCTTGCAG ATCTGCGAGGTACGCTTGTATAACCCTGCCATGGCTGCTCACCACTACAGAGCTGTTTGTGCCATCTTGTTTGCTGACACTATGGACCTCTGtcaatatatacataaaatcCAGCATGCAAAAGAG ACTCTGCGGAAGTTGGTGTATAATCCAGACCATGGTGTGGTTGCTCCGTTAACTGCTAACTGG GTCTACACGTGGAAACATGTGATTGATGAACTGAGGACTGGGGTGTCGTTGCGGAAAAGCGAGGAGCACCAAAATACCAGCAGCTTTCTGCAGGTGGATCTGTCCCCTCACGAGAAACTGATGAATGACATTCGATACAGGCAGTACACCCTCCGCAAGGTTCAG ACTGTTGATAACTTGCAGAGGCTGTCGAGCCCCCATGATGTTGTTCTGAACTTTGTTCGCTCTAACCCACGTTTGAAGCCa GCCTCCGACAGAAGGCTAAAGAGTCTTCCCAAAGAAGAAGCAAGTCTGCACCAGCTGCTTATGACTGAAATAAGATCAGCTGGAAAACTACGACCCCTAGCTtctctgaggaggaggagggctgcTTGCCAAG ATGTTAATACTGCATCGCCCCCAAACTGTGTGGTCTCTACGTCCATCTCCACTTCCAAAGATTCCCTCGCTGACGACCCTTTCTACCTGTTGAGACCCATTACCAAACCAGATCTCAAGGACTTTGAATTGGAG GAAGACTGCAAGTCTTTTGAGAGCAGTGATCTGATGCACTCTGCTGAGTTACCAAGCAGCTGTACAG AGGCGAAGTTCTTTCCAATGCTGTCATCATCCCCACAAGACTGGCAAAACGGCGTTTCAGACCAGAGACGCAGGTCCAAGTCATTTGACAGTAGCTttggattaaataaaaag GACTTCCATGATGATTGCCAGCCTCCCACCATTGCTGACGTGATGAAGCTCCGGCAGGCAGAATGTAGACCATACTCTGGTTATGGCAGCAGTAGAAATAGGAGG ATGTGTTCTAACTGCTGCAAGAAAAGTGTTCATTTCACTTGGCATAATACCTGCGCCTTCTGTAACAG GGTTGTGTGTCCGGAATGCTGCATGGAG ATGCTGCTCCCCTACAAATGGTGCGTGCATCTTCCAGTGAGCTTCTTCAAGAAACTTGTTCTAATGAAAGATGGGGATCCAATCCGCCAAACCCAGGAGACGGGCACCTTCTGGCAGGAGAGATGGGACTGGGATTGCTCCAG aaTTCCGCTGGTCCTAGAGTCCCGAAAACCATGCAAGACGGCCCCCCAGCACCGATCCGCCATGCAGGACTGGTACAGTAATGATATCTGTGTTGGCTGCCAGGAGCTCCTTGTGGAGGTCTGTGACTCCTCCTTCCTCTTCCTGGGTGCTGCCGCAACCAAAAAAACGCGAGAACTCTGA